The following nucleotide sequence is from Paracrocinitomix mangrovi.
ATATCTGGAAATCTTAAACCAGTTATTCCTTACATGGAAATCAAAAAGTTGTTCTTTGTTCATTTCAAATCACTATCTTAGCATAAAGGTAAAAAGTTTTTCTTATGCACGCATAATTATTTAATTTTTTTTTACTTTTTATTATTCACACTTAACCTTCCTCCCAGATTTGATATGAGATTGCAACCTATTTACATTCTTTTTGTTCTATCATTTTCATTTTCAACTTTTTCTCAAACTCCACTTCAGCTTTCTGAAATAATGAAAGGAGATGATTTTATAGGTCATCAACCTTACAATGCAGTATGGTCTCCAGATGGCAACCATATCTATTTTAGATGGAACAATACACCTGAAGTTATTCATAGTTATTACGATTACAATGTCAAATCAAAACGGTATAAAGTCCTTAAACCGGAAGAAACAAGAACTTTACCTGTTGAAGGGTATTATGAATCAGCTGATCATCAGGTCTTCTACTACAAGCGAGGAGGTAATTTGTACGAATGGAATGACAAAAATTGCAAGCTCTTATTTTCAATTACCTCACCTTATAGTGTATATCGAATTCTAAATAATGGCAATGTAATCATTCAATTAGATGACGATTTTTATTTAATAGATAAAGTCACTAATCAATTCATACAATTAACCCAATTTTCAAAAGGAGAACCTTCAACTGATTCAAAAAAGACATCTTTTTTGGAGGATCAGCAAATAGAATTATTTGATCACGAACGCAAAATCAAATCAGAAGCCGAAAAAAGAGCAGTCGAAAAATCACGATACAAAACTCAATTACAACCCACACTATATTTATATAATACAAGTTTGGAATGGGCTGAAACTGACAACAACACAAATTGGATAGTTTATGAAACGGTAGAATATCCAAAAAATGAAGAAACCCAATACGCAAGTTTTGTAACAGCTGATGGATATACACAATTAAAGAATGCCAGACCTAAAGTGGGAAGCCAAGATCCAAGTCATTTTTTAGGTGTTTACTCGAAAGAATTGGATACAAGCTTTCTTGTAAGTACCGAAAACCTAAGTGGCATATACAACAAACCGGAATACCTGGTTAAAGAAGGTGAAACTAAGAAGTGGAGCGAACCTAAAAACGTTATTTTTCATTCGCATGGTTTTAACTCTGAACAAAAATCTTTATTAATAGAAGTAAAATCATACGATAATAAAGACCGTTGGCTAGCCCTGCTAGATGACAAAGGAGCGTTAACAGAAATTAATCATCAACATGATGCCACCTGGATAGGAGGACCCGGTATTTCAGGATGGAACATGGTTCCAGGAAACTGCGGTTGGATAGATAATGATGTGCTTTATTTTCAATCTGAAGAAAGCGGATACTCACATTTATATACTTATAACTGCACTACTAAAAAAACTACTCAATTGACTAGTGGAAATTTTGAAATACATGAAGCTAAACTTTCAAAAGATAAAAAGAGTTTTTTCATTTCGTCCAATAAGAATCATCCCGGAAACAGATCGTTTTACAGATTCAACATTAGCAGCAATACCTGGGAAGACATCTTGACTGAAAATGGCAACCATGAAGTAGCTGTATCACCAAATGAAAAACAATTAGCTATAAGATACTCTTACAAAAACAAGCCTTGGGAAATGTATATCTCCAATTTGGAAAAAGATGCCCAAAAACAGTCCTTCACAAAATCAACCACAGCCGAATTTGATAATTACAAATGGAGGGAACCGGAAATAATTACTTTCAAGGCAAAAGATGGAACCACGGTTTATGCACGACTGTACAAACCCACTGAACAACTTAAAAACCAGGCAGGAATCATCTTTGTGCATGGTGCTGGCTACCTGCAAAATGCCCACAATTGGTGGAGCGGATATCACAGAGAATATATGTTCCACAATTTACTGGCAGATAAAGGATACACCATCTTAGACATAGATTATAGAGCTAGTAAAGGCTATGGTAGAGATTTTAGAACCGGAATCTACCGTCATATGGGAGGCTTGGACTTAAGTGACCAAATTGATGGTGCTGATTACATGATCAAAGAACTGGAAATTGACTCTGAAAGAATTGGTATTTATGGAGGCTCTTATGGCGGTTTCATTACATTGATGGCCATGTTAACCGAACCCAATAAATTCAAATGTGGTGCTGCCTTAAGGTCTGTTACTGATTGGGCACATTATAATCACCAATACACTTCTAACATATTAAATACACCTGAAACAGACCCTGAAGCCTTCAAAAAAAGTTCTCCTATTTATTTTGCAGAAAATCTTAAAAACAAACTCTTAATGCTTCATGGAATGGAAGACGATAATGTTCAATATCAAGATGTTGTAAGATTAAGCCAAAGATTTATTGAACTGGGTAAAGATAATTGGGATTTAATTGGTTATCCAGTTGAAAAGCACGGATTTCAAGAGGCTACGAGTTGGACAGATGAATATAGACGCATTCTAAATTTGTTTGATTCCCAACTAAATCCTTAATTAATTTCAACCTTTTGAGTCTTTATTGCGTTTAACTAACAACTATTTTATCGTTAAAATAATTGCATTGATCGATATAATTAATGTATTTACTTATTTTTGGCGATTATAGCACTTAACTGCTTACTGGGAAGAATGAAATATTCTTTAAAAATGCTTACTAAAAGACTGATAAAGACAAAGCTAAGGTCATTTATTGTCACTGCAATTTTGTGTTGTGGAGTTACCTCCTTTGCACAACAGGATACCATTTTTTGGTTTGCTGCACCTGACATCTCTTCTGGTGCTGGTGACACACCTGTACATTTAAGATTATTGTCTTATGATCAAGCAGCAACAGTTACAATTTCGCAACCTGCAAATGGAGGTTTCACGCCAATAGTAGTGAATATTCCGGCTAACTCTGTCAGCAATGTTGATTTATCTTCTTTCTTGGCGGATATTGAAAGTCCGGCTGCTGATGTAGTTTCCAATACAGGGTTAAAAATTGAATCAACAGAGATCATTAGTGCATATTATGAACTTTCTAATGCAAGCAATAAAGAAATTTTCTCTTTGAAAGGTAATAAAGGTCTGGGTGACAATTTTTACACCCCTTTTCAAAAAGCCTGGGACAATGCTTCAATTTCGCCTTCTACGTATTCTTCAATTGAAATTGTAGCAACAGAAAATAATACTACTGTTGTTATTACACCTAAAACTAACATTGTTGGTCATTCGGTTGGTGCAACTTTTAACATTACATTAAATGAGGGAGAAACCTACAGTGCCAGAGATGTTAATCTATCTGCTTCAACTTCATTGGCCGGATCAATTGTTTCTTCTGACAAACCAGTTTCTGTGACAGTGTTCTCAGGAGCATTGCAATATGACGGTTGTAATTCATCTATGGGAGATCAAATAACTCCTGCTGATTATTTAGGTACAGATTTTATTATCCACAAAGGAACTACAGATGATAAAGTATACATACTAGGAACTCAAAATAATACGGCAATTACAATTAGTGATTTGGGAACCACTAATTCACTTGTAAACTGGAGTGAAACGTATGAGTATGATCTTAACGATACTTACAACCACATTCATACAACCAAACCTGTCTATGTATGGCACGCTTCAGGATTAGGATGTAATTTAGGTGGGGCCCAAGTTCCAAATGTATTTTGTGCCGGTAAATATGATCAATCTTTTACACGTTCAACAGCTGACTCATTAGGTGTATTTCTTTGGATCAGAACTGGATTTGAAGGAGATTTTCAATTAAATGGAAACAGCACATTAATCCAAGCTAGCGATTTTACAGTAGTTCCAGGAACTAGTGGTGAATTTATGATGGCATTGAAATTTTTCAATACCACTCAAGTTCCTGTTGGAAGCTATAATAAAGTAACAAATACAGGAGACATTTTTGGTCTGGGTATTATAAATGGTGAAACAACAGAAGGAGCAGGATATGCATATCTTTCTGAATTTAGTTCATACCCTTATGTTGATGCCGGATTAGATGCTACAATTTGCCAAAATGTGCCTTTTAACCT
It contains:
- a CDS encoding S9 family peptidase yields the protein MRLQPIYILFVLSFSFSTFSQTPLQLSEIMKGDDFIGHQPYNAVWSPDGNHIYFRWNNTPEVIHSYYDYNVKSKRYKVLKPEETRTLPVEGYYESADHQVFYYKRGGNLYEWNDKNCKLLFSITSPYSVYRILNNGNVIIQLDDDFYLIDKVTNQFIQLTQFSKGEPSTDSKKTSFLEDQQIELFDHERKIKSEAEKRAVEKSRYKTQLQPTLYLYNTSLEWAETDNNTNWIVYETVEYPKNEETQYASFVTADGYTQLKNARPKVGSQDPSHFLGVYSKELDTSFLVSTENLSGIYNKPEYLVKEGETKKWSEPKNVIFHSHGFNSEQKSLLIEVKSYDNKDRWLALLDDKGALTEINHQHDATWIGGPGISGWNMVPGNCGWIDNDVLYFQSEESGYSHLYTYNCTTKKTTQLTSGNFEIHEAKLSKDKKSFFISSNKNHPGNRSFYRFNISSNTWEDILTENGNHEVAVSPNEKQLAIRYSYKNKPWEMYISNLEKDAQKQSFTKSTTAEFDNYKWREPEIITFKAKDGTTVYARLYKPTEQLKNQAGIIFVHGAGYLQNAHNWWSGYHREYMFHNLLADKGYTILDIDYRASKGYGRDFRTGIYRHMGGLDLSDQIDGADYMIKELEIDSERIGIYGGSYGGFITLMAMLTEPNKFKCGAALRSVTDWAHYNHQYTSNILNTPETDPEAFKKSSPIYFAENLKNKLLMLHGMEDDNVQYQDVVRLSQRFIELGKDNWDLIGYPVEKHGFQEATSWTDEYRRILNLFDSQLNP